GATACATGATGAACTACTTGGAGCAAAACCCACCAATCAACGAAGATATGATTAAGACATTGATGATGCAAATGGGTCAAAAGCCATCACAAAAGAAAGTCAACCAAGTGATGCGTTCAATGAGTGGTTCAATGAAATCACCTAAAAAATAAGCTGTACGAAAGGGGACCGAATGGTCTCCTTTTTGTTTGCTATTTTTTAGAAAGAGAACTAATCTAAAATGTGAGACTATTTCAAATAATCATAGGATTTAAAAAAGGGGGGAGACTTGAATGGGAGTCTTCAGGAAACTCGGTTGGTTTTTCCGACGAGAATGGAAAGCGTATAGTCTTGGGGTCGTCAGTTTGATTTTTGTGGCAGCGTTAGAACTCATTCCACCGAAGATCATCGGGACGACAGTCAACGGTCTGAGTGAGGGAAGCTTGACGAAAGATGATTTGATTCGTCTCGCAGGTACATTGTTGCTCATCGGGGTCGCGACGTACATCATTCGTTATTTTTGGCGTTTTTATATCTTTGGGGCATCGATTCGTCTCGGTCGATTATTACGCAGCCAACTGTATGGGCATTTTTCAGACTTAGATCAATCGTTCTATAAGAAATACCGGAGCGGGGATTTGATGGCGCATGCGACAAACGACGTACAAGCGGTATCGATGACAGCGGGTGCCGGTATTCTAACACTCGTCGACTCGGTGACGATGGGGAGCTTTGTCATTATCACGATGGTCACGACGATCAGTTGGAAGTTGACGCTCGTATCACTCCTACCGATGCCGCTGATGGTCTATTTGACATCACGTTACGGTAAGATGTTGCATTCGCGTTTTCATGACGCACAGGAAGCCTTCTCCGATTTGAACGATAAGGTCGCGGAAAGCATTAGTGGTGTCCGTGTTTTAAAGGCAACAGGAGAAGTCGAGTCTGATGTACAGACGTTTACGGATCTATCGGATGACGTCGTCCAAAAGAACCGTCGTGTCGCAAAAATCGATGCTTTATTTGACCCGACGATTTTTGGATTAGTCGGTCTATCGTACATCATCGCTGTCGGATATGGTGCTTACTTATTACAACAAGGTGAAATCCGAATCGGTGACATTGTCTCATTCACTACATATCTTGGTTTATTGACATGGCCGATGCTCGCCTTCGGTTGGTTGTTCAACATCGTCGAACGGGGTCGTGCTTCTTACGATCGGATCGAGCGGATGCTTGCGATCGAACCGGAAATTAAAGACGCGAAGGAAGCAGCAACGAGTGTTTCCTCACCAGAACTCCACGTTGGGATTGAGCGTTTCATCTATGATACGCAACCGGTCTTACAAGACATCGATGTGACGTTGGAGCCCGGTAAATCGCTCGGCATCGTCGGGAAGACGGGTGCCGGGAAATCGACGTTCGTTCGCTTATTGTCTCGCGAATACGACGTCAAACAAGGCGCCATCACGATTGGTGGACGAGACATCAAACAATTGACACGTGACACCGTCCGTCGTCAAGTAGCGATTGTTCCACAGGATCATTTCTTATTCTCCGCGTCGATTGCCGACAATATTGCCTTTGCAAAACCGGATGCATCAATGGAAGACATCATGGAAGCGGCACGTATTGCAGCAGTCCATGATGATATTCTCGGGTTTAAGGAAGGGTACGCGACGATGGTCGGGGAGCGTGGGGTGACGTTATCCGGCGGTCAAAAACAACGGATCTCGATTGCCCGGGCATTATTAGCAGACTGTCCGATTTTAGTGCTCGATGATGCCTTGTCAGCGGTCGATGCTAAAACCGAGGAAGCGATCATCCATCACTTCCGCACGGCGGATCACGATCAGGCACAAATCATCGTTGCCCATCGCCTGTCGGCTGTGTCGCATACCGATGAGATCATCGTCCTTGAAGACGGTCGGATCATCGAACGAGGCACACATGAGCAATTACTCGCTCATGACGGTTGGTATAAAGAGACGTACGATCGCCAGCAACTAGAATCACTTGTCGAACAAGGAGGGCGTTCCGAATGAATCATGATATCAATGAAAAAGCCGTCCTGAAGCGATTGCTTGATTTCGTCAAACCGTTCAAAAAGCAAGTCAGCATCGCCTTCATCCTGCTGTTCATCACGACAGCAGCAAAACTCGGGGGACCGTATCTCGTCAAGATTTTCATTGATGAATACGTCGCACCGGGTATGTATCCAGTACAGGAAGTCGCACTCTTGTTTACAGCGTACTTGTTACTGCATACGACAGGGATCATCGTCGATTACTTGCAGGCGTTCGAATTCCAAAAGATTGCACTGCAAGTCATTCAACGCTTACGCATTGATGTGTTCCGTCATGTCATGCACCTACGGCTTGCCTATTTTGACCGGACGCCTGCCGGAGTGCTCGTGTCCCGGATCACGAACGATACGGAAGCAATCAAGGAGCTCTACATCGGTGTCTTGTCGACATTCGTACAAAGCGGTGTTCAGTTGATTGGAACATATATCTTCCTCTATCTACTAGAGCCGCGACTCGCGACGATTGCATTACTGTTGTTACCATTGTTTTATTTCATCATTTGGATTTACCGAAAGTATTCGACGAAGTATTACGCGGAAGTCCGCGATTTACTATCGAAAATCAATGCCCAACTGAACGAATCCATTAACGGGATGGCGATCATTCAACAATTCCGCCAAGAAAAACGCTTGATGGCAGAATTCGAGGAGACGAACGTTGCCCACCAGAATGGACGTTATAAGAACTTGAAGCTCGATAGTTGGTTACTGCGACCAATCATTGAATTGTTACTCGCCATTTCAATTGCGACACTCGTGACGTATTTCGGTGTCCTATCGTTCTCACAAACGGTCCAAGTCGGTGTCGTCTATGCCTTCATCAGCTACATGGAGCGGATTTTCCAACCGGTTCAGCAAATCATGCAACGGTTGTCCGAGTTCCAACAAGCTGTCGTCTCAGCAGACCGTGTATTCAAGGTCCTCGATACGGATGAGCCAGAACCAACGAAACAGCTCGAAGGGGAGGCACGCGTATCGGAAGGACATATCGTCTTTGAAAACGTTCGCTTTAGCTATGACGGAGAAAAAGACGTCTTAAAAGGGATTTCGTTCGAGGCGAAAAAAGGACAGACGATCGCGCTCGTTGGTCATACGGGAAGTGGGAAAAGTTCGATCATTAACATCTTGATGCGTTTTTACGCGTACCAATCGGGTCGGATCTTGATCGATGGTCAACCGCTCGAGCAGTTATCGGAAGAAGAACTACGACAGCACGTCGGACTCGTGTTGCAAGATTCATTCTTGTTCACGGGAACGGTCGCTGATAACATTCGATTATTCGATAGTTCGATTTCCTTTGATCGTGTCGAAGCGGCTGCCAAATTCGTACAAGCCGACGGATTCATCAATCAACTGGACCAGCAATATGATAGTCCCGTTGCGGAACGGGGCGCGACGTTCTCAGCTGGAGAACGTCAGTTGATCTCCTTCGCACGCACGATGGCGCGAGATCCGAAAATCCTGATTCTCGACGAAGCGACGAGTTCGATTGATACGGAGACGGAAGAAAAAGTTCAAGTTGCACTTGAACGGATGCGTCAAGGACGGACGACGATTGCCATTGCTCACCGTCTATCAACGATTCAAGATGCTGATTTGATTCTTGTATTGCATCAAGGAGAAGTGATCGAGCAAGGCAATCACCAAGAATTGATTGCGCAAGATGGTCTGTATAAAAAGATGTACCAGTTGCAATCCGGTCATGTCACGGTTTCTTAAAAAATAGACATAAAAAAAGCCTGCCAGGCGATCTCGCCCGGCAGGTTGTTTGTTTTGATTAGTAGACTGTGACTGTGACGTTTTGGCGTCCCCAGTTGAGTGCTTCTTGTTGTGAACCAACGAGAAGGTCAAGTTTGTTACCTTGGATTGCGCCACCACGGTCGAGTACGATTGCTTCACCAATGCCTTCGATGTGCATACGTGTACCGATTGGGTATTGTGAAGAAGCTGCTACGATACGCATACCATTGTACGTGATCGTATTTGTAACGTCATAACCGCTTGCTGTCAACGCACGACCGTTGTAGAGTTGGCTACCGTTGTTAGACGGGTCGTTCGTGTAAGCAGTGACGTTCATTGTCACTTTCGTACCTGATTTTGCAGGTGTCGATTGTTTTGTTGCAGTTGCTGGTTTAGCAGCTGCTTTTGGTGCTGGCTTCGCAGCTGGTTTAGCAGCTGGTTGTGCTTGTGCTGCTGGTGCTTTCGATACGCCAGCGAGTGAAGTGTAGTCGCTGTGTACGTAGCGTGTTTTACCATCGATTGTTGTTTTGATCCATGCACCGACTTTACCTTCTACGTTGACTTTTTCGCCTTTGTAGAGGTTACCGACATCTTTCGAGCTTGTCGTTGGTTGTGTGCGGACGTTTAGTACTGCCGTAGTAACTGTCGCTTTTTTAAAGTCGAATGAGCCTGCTGCAGACGTATACGCGCCATGAACATAACGTTTTTGACCGTTAATGTGTGTTTGGATCCATGCGCCAGAACGTCCTTCGACATTTAATGTTTGACCTTTATATACATTGCCTACGTCTGCTGATGCAGTTGTAGGTGCTGTGCGTACGTTGAGTACTGGTGTATT
This region of Exiguobacterium acetylicum DSM 20416 genomic DNA includes:
- a CDS encoding SH3 domain-containing protein, whose translation is MKKAVFAAGLAATALSVGFAQETEAASETVTVNTPVLNVRTAPTTASADVGNVYKGQTLNVEGRSGAWIQTHINGQKRYVHGAYTSAAGSFDFKKATVTTAVLNVRTQPTTSSKDVGNLYKGEKVNVEGKVGAWIKTTIDGKTRYVHSDYTSLAGVSKAPAAQAQPAAKPAAKPAPKAAAKPATATKQSTPAKSGTKVTMNVTAYTNDPSNNGSQLYNGRALTASGYDVTNTITYNGMRIVAASSQYPIGTRMHIEGIGEAIVLDRGGAIQGNKLDLLVGSQQEALNWGRQNVTVTVY
- a CDS encoding ABC transporter transmembrane domain-containing protein; the encoded protein is MGVFRKLGWFFRREWKAYSLGVVSLIFVAALELIPPKIIGTTVNGLSEGSLTKDDLIRLAGTLLLIGVATYIIRYFWRFYIFGASIRLGRLLRSQLYGHFSDLDQSFYKKYRSGDLMAHATNDVQAVSMTAGAGILTLVDSVTMGSFVIITMVTTISWKLTLVSLLPMPLMVYLTSRYGKMLHSRFHDAQEAFSDLNDKVAESISGVRVLKATGEVESDVQTFTDLSDDVVQKNRRVAKIDALFDPTIFGLVGLSYIIAVGYGAYLLQQGEIRIGDIVSFTTYLGLLTWPMLAFGWLFNIVERGRASYDRIERMLAIEPEIKDAKEAATSVSSPELHVGIERFIYDTQPVLQDIDVTLEPGKSLGIVGKTGAGKSTFVRLLSREYDVKQGAITIGGRDIKQLTRDTVRRQVAIVPQDHFLFSASIADNIAFAKPDASMEDIMEAARIAAVHDDILGFKEGYATMVGERGVTLSGGQKQRISIARALLADCPILVLDDALSAVDAKTEEAIIHHFRTADHDQAQIIVAHRLSAVSHTDEIIVLEDGRIIERGTHEQLLAHDGWYKETYDRQQLESLVEQGGRSE
- a CDS encoding ABC transporter ATP-binding protein, with the translated sequence MNHDINEKAVLKRLLDFVKPFKKQVSIAFILLFITTAAKLGGPYLVKIFIDEYVAPGMYPVQEVALLFTAYLLLHTTGIIVDYLQAFEFQKIALQVIQRLRIDVFRHVMHLRLAYFDRTPAGVLVSRITNDTEAIKELYIGVLSTFVQSGVQLIGTYIFLYLLEPRLATIALLLLPLFYFIIWIYRKYSTKYYAEVRDLLSKINAQLNESINGMAIIQQFRQEKRLMAEFEETNVAHQNGRYKNLKLDSWLLRPIIELLLAISIATLVTYFGVLSFSQTVQVGVVYAFISYMERIFQPVQQIMQRLSEFQQAVVSADRVFKVLDTDEPEPTKQLEGEARVSEGHIVFENVRFSYDGEKDVLKGISFEAKKGQTIALVGHTGSGKSSIINILMRFYAYQSGRILIDGQPLEQLSEEELRQHVGLVLQDSFLFTGTVADNIRLFDSSISFDRVEAAAKFVQADGFINQLDQQYDSPVAERGATFSAGERQLISFARTMARDPKILILDEATSSIDTETEEKVQVALERMRQGRTTIAIAHRLSTIQDADLILVLHQGEVIEQGNHQELIAQDGLYKKMYQLQSGHVTVS
- a CDS encoding YneF family protein — encoded protein: MATWIWILIALLCLVAGVALGFYIARRYMMNYLEQNPPINEDMIKTLMMQMGQKPSQKKVNQVMRSMSGSMKSPKK